AGACAGCGTGGGGATGTTTGCCCAACACGGCAAGCTGAGCCTGATTTCGGCACAGGGGCCGGTCCAGTTTCAGGCGCAGAATGGGGTGATGCACCTGAGTGCGGAGCAGAAACTGACCCTCATCTCAGCAAAAGAGATGCTGCTGGCCGGGAAGAAGCGCATACGCCTGGTGGGGGGCGGAAACTCCATTCTCATTGAGCAGGGACAAATCAAGTACGAGACGGCGGGGACGTATACCCGCAAGGCCAGCCGGCTGGACACGGAAGGTGGGGCTTCGCAGAGGATAGAAATGCCAGACTTGTACCCGCCAATCGAAAATAAAATTTGTATTCCTTGTCTGCTTAAAGCTATTCAGGCGAATGATGCGATAGTGCAGGGAGCATAAAAATGGACAGTACAAAACTCATTACAGCGTTATCCTGCTGTTCAGACGAGAACATCAGCCTGCTGTTTGAAGCCGGAGCGCAGCCGGAGGCCGATTTTCTGGTACTTAAAGAGCAGCATGCCCACAGGCTGCATTCTCTGTATATCCATCCTCAATTGACAGAATTTCAGAACTACGGTCCCTGGTTGCTGGAAATTGATAATGCAGAGCAGTTACCTGATTATCTGACGTCTTTACCGGGATGTGCCGCAGTCATTGTTTCAACGCGTTATTCATCAATGCTGGCAGTGCAGCTATCACGTGGATGCACTATTGTGCAACCTGATGGTTCTACGGCGCTGACGCGCTTCTATGCGAGCCATGTTATCGGTGTGCTGGCGCAGTGTGCCGAGAACGACTGGCATGCCTTTCTGTTCAACGGCATCACACAATGGTGGCTTCCTGGCGAAACGCAGTGGCAAACGCTTGCCATAAATCCCCCAGAAGTAGATAAGCCCACTAATCATATTATCAGGCTTGATAAAGCGACCTGGCAGCAGATCACGGATAAGCCGGAAGTGACCAGCGTGTTGAGAGAATGGCAAAAAATGCCGACCAGCAGGGCGTTCCCACCGTGTGCGCAGCGACTGATGGTGATAAAGGCTTTGAAGAAAGCTGAGTGCCTGAAACTGGATAAGTCCAAAAATCGAATATTATATGCTCTTTTTTTCCTTAATGGGGGGAATATGCCGGAATCGGGTGTGCTGACGCGTACTATGAGCCCCTGAACACCAGATATGGCTCGCAATACGCAAGGGGCAATCGGATGACCCTGAATGCACACTAACGAATAACATAACTGGGAGTGATGATGGGATTTTGGGGAAAACTTGAACGTGTTGATTCTGCGATAAACCGGTTTTATGCCCGACGAAAAGTGTGGCTCTGGGGCGTGCTGTCTCTGCCGGTGGTGTTTCTGCTCGGGTGGATAGTGTGGGTGATGTTCTGGGCCCCGCCGATGGGCGGCGTGACGCTGATTATTCACAGCAAAATTGACCGGCCCATTCTGGGGTTCAGCGTGAACGGCATGGCGGGAGGGAATGCCGGGGCTTTTGACCCCGGTAATAAGTATGCGGGTGAAAATGGAGCAACAACCTGCTGCGGCAGTATCAGCGGGAAGACTGCCGAGGTGATCTGGACGCTGGATGTCACCGGGCCACAGTACGATGCAGGAATGCGGCTGGAACAGCGGCGGCTGGTGATGCCGCTGCCAGAACGCAAGCGGGGTGAGAACGATTTGCACGTCCATTTTTTACCGGGTGACCGGGTGCTGCTGGGGTGGAGTGATAACGCATTCTCGCCCTACGACCCGCGTAGCCCGAAGTACACTCCGTCACAACTGCACACAGAGGATAAGTGACCATGGAAATGGATTTGGACGCGATTATCGCGGCTGCACACCGGGCACAGCAGGCCTGCGATTACCGGCTGGGGAACTGCTCGCGGATACTGCATATCGGGTTCTTCTTTGACGGCGTGGGGCGCAATATCGAGCAGGACGCGCCAGAAAACCGGCTGAGCAATATTGCCAGGCTGTACCGGGCATATCCAATGCCTGAAAAAAACACCTCTACAGAATCATATCAAAAGCACTACATATCCGGGCTGGGCACGCCCTTTCTCTAAAGAGAGGGGGAAGCACTTCAGCAGGTGATGGACGGGACCGGCAAATCGGTACTGGAGAGCGGGAAATCTCAGCCTGTCGATGCACTGAAAGATGTCGTCAAAGCGAAACTGGGCGGCGCCAGCAATCAGGACGTCCGCGATGAGATGAAAAAGAAACTCTTGAACATCTGGCGAACCGCCTGAGAGTTGAGGGGGACAATGCGTTTCGTGCGCATGTGGGTGATAACGCTCATTTGTATGGTGGAGCCCGTGCCAGTGAAGAACTGACGTATTTCAGGCGCGAGAAGCCGGATTGGGTTGATGTGGGGGTAGGCAAACCTAGATATCAAGCTCTTGAAGAACTTGAAAATGTTAAAGCGGTAAAAGAAGGCTGGCCTGATATCAGTGATACCAGTAAAAACCCAGCATTAAGAAGTAAGTACAATACTTTCGACGACTCTATGCAGGCTGCTGAAATCCCTACTGGTACAGTTCTTTATCGTGTAGTTGACCCTTCCTCCAGCGATAACAATATCTGCTGGATGCGTAAGTCTGAGTTCGACAAATTAACCAGCAAAAATGACTGGCGGCGGCGTTTTGCTGTGTGGAAGAGCTGGAATGAAAACGGTGAGTATGTGACCTATACCGTTCCACCAGGTCAGCAATTAAAGGTCTGGGAAGGGCGTGCAGGTACGCAAATTAATCAAAATGCACCAGAGTTTTCACTGGAAGGTGGAGCGGTGCAGATAGTGCTTGATCCGTCACAACTAAAAAAAGAGTACACCGGGCCACGGCAGAAAACAGGCTGGGGATATGGTGATACCACTAATGACCCTGTTTATCCGTATCTGGGGTTGCCGAAACTGGAAAATACCCATAACTGGTACGAACCAAAGGATAAAAAATAATGGCTGTATTACATCCTCAGGAATGCTACCTGCTGGAGAAGTTTATTTCTCCTGAACATTACGCCGCAACGCGCGATGCGATTATTGCCTATATTGACGCTCATGAAGCCGCATTTGCCCGTTATCTGAGAGAAATGCCGTTAAATAACCGTAAATTTCCGCTTTGGCAACGGGCTGATATGGTTTGGGGAAACCGGGTACTACCCAACATTCGTCCAATGAAAGATCGGTATACGCAGGCGTATATTTTACGCACCCACAATGATATCCAGGCATTTAACATCGGTCATGCGATGAGCAATATTGGCAAGGGCATTACCGAATGTTGGGACGGCTGGATGACGGAAGAGGAAATCGAAACAATATCTAAACTTCAAGGAATTGCATACAAATTAGATCAACAACTATCAACCACAATTTCTGGCGGTTGGAAAGAAGGGCGTCTGACTTATCGCGCTGAAAGTATTATCAGCGCTAACCCATTGCCTGCTGAGATCCCTCGCTATGAGCTCGATCATTCAGTTCGTATAGAAGCAGACGAAAAACCAGTCCAAACTGGTATATATTTACCAGACATAGATTTTGCTCCAGCCTGCTTTATCCCAGCCAGCTATCATCTTCCTCCAGAGGCAAACATGGGGATTGAACGAAGTGATTATGTTGGAATCGATGGAAAGCCTAGTTATAGCTGGAAAAAGTCTGAGTGGGCCAAAACAGGCTGGACACTGATCCGTCGTATCGAAGGTGAATATATCGATGTGCCGCCGGGTGGTTTTTTTCCAGAGGGGAAACCGGAGGAGCTTTATAACTGGCCACAGCGTGAAAAGAAACTTTTGCAGGAAGAGAGGGAACGTATTACCTGCTGGAGCGGCGTTTTTGCACCGTTCATTGGCCGCTGGGCAACCATTATTAACGGCACAACGCAATATACTCACACTCACGCCGGACAGGTGATGCCGGAAAAGGCCAGATAACAGTATTTTAATAAAATCATAAAAAATACTTTCTGAATGCAGAAAGTTGAGTTCGACAAATTAACCAGTAAAAGTGACTGGGGGCGTCGTTTTGCCGTATGGAAACGCTGGAATGAACACGGTGAGTTTGTTACTTATACTATCCTTCCTGGGCAGCCACTGAAAGTCTGTGAGGGACGAGTGAGTACCCAGACAAATGAAAATGCTCCAGAGTTCACACTTGAAGGTGACGCAATACAAATTGTACTTGATCCAACTCAATTGAAAAAAATTACACTGGTCCGCGTCAGAAAACAGGCTAGGGATATGGTGATGCGGTTAACGATCTTGTTTATCCGTATCAGGGGTTTCCAGAGCTGGAAAATACCCATAACTGGTATGAACCAAAGGACAAAAAAATAATGGCTGTATTACACCCGCAGGAATGTTATTTGCTGGAGAAATTCATTTCCCCAGAACATTACGCCGCAACCCGCGATGCAATTATTGCTTATATAGATGCTCATGAGGCCGCCTTTTCTCGTTACTTGCGAGAAATGCCGCTAAACAACCGTAAGCTACCTTTATGGCAGCAAGCTGATATGGTGTGGGGAAATCGTGTGATGCCCAATATTCGCTCCGCCAGAGAGCGTTATACTGAAGCTTTAATTCTGAGAACTCATGATAATATTCAAGCATTCAATATTGGTCATACGATGAGTGATATTCACAAAGGTATTACCGAATGCTGGAATGGCTGGATGACGGAAGAGGAAATACAAAAGATATCTGAGCTTGATGGTATAGCAGCAGAGTTAGATCGAAGGCTATCTGTTACATTAGATGCGACATGGCATGAGGGAAATTTGACGTATGATGGCAACGGTGTTTATACCAGCGATGATATTCCTTCTAGGATACCTCGATATGAACTTGACCTGACCGTTCGTATAGAGTCAGGTGATAATCCTGTACAGACAGGCATTTATTTGCCGGACATTGATTTTGCACCAGCCCGGTTTATACCAGCAGATTTTGGTGAACCGCCTGAAGCCAGGCAGGGAATACTGCGAAGCGATTACGTTAGCAGAGATGGCAAACGGAGCTATAGCTGGAAAAAGTCTGAGTGGGCCAAAACAGGCTGGACGCTGATCCGTCGTGTTGAAGGTGCGTTTATTGATGTCCCGCCAGAAGGTTTTTTCCCTGAAGGAAAACCGGAAGAGCTTTATAACTGGCCGTTGCATGAGAAGAAAATCCTACAGGAAGAAAGGGAGCGTATTACCTGCTGGAGCGGCGTTTTTGCACCGTTCATTGGCCGCTGGGCAACCATTATTAACGGCACAACGCAATATACTCACACTCACGCCGGACAGGTGATGCCGGAATTTGAAGATAAGCATGGTCAGAAACATCCGGCCCGTTGGTCGCTGCTGGAAAGGGATGATGGTGGCAGCGTGTTTGCTGTGACGCCTGAGGAGGGGAATTGATCATACTGCGTAATTTGCCCTCATTAGATGAACTGCGCAGCAAGGTGAAGGAGATAACGATAATTAACGCCGCCCGTGTGGAGCGCCAGACAACGACAGGAGGTGAACAATGATGAGTATCGAAAAAACAAAATATCCGATGAGCGATGAGCAGGTGCGTCGCAGGCTGTTCTGGCTGTTACAGCGGCTGAGCAGCTATACCCTGTGGCAGCGCAAACGGGATGCCTGGGCATGCTTTACTGAAAAATATGAACATGCGCTGAGAACCTGGCCGGAGGAAATTACGAAAGGGTTTGATAAAGAGGTTATTATCTGGGCATACGATGCCCTGCGCCTTTATGATGAAGGATTACCGGAGTTGGCTGTGGGCAACCGGCAGGTATGGCAGATAAAAACAGGTGAGTTCGATCAACTTTTTCGGCCGGTAAGTTTAATTGAGAAGTACTTTTATTGGCCTTGTCATGACGAGCGTGGCGGGCAACGGGAACCTTATCCCCCGGAAATAGAAAAAATTAATAAGTGGCGCATTGCCGCAGAGTTTTGGGGCGATAATTTAATTTATCCACCGCATGATAATGTCTGTAATTTCTTTGATGCAGAATATTTGCTTGATCCTAAAAATTATAACTATAATTTGACTCAGCTTGCATACCCTGTTTTTCCTGGAAATCTTCCCCCCGTCCCTGAACGCAGAGACATTATTATAAAAACTGATGATCCGGTACCCTGTGATGGTATCTGGGAGCCGGTAAATATTTTGTACAACCATAAGTTTCTGGTGATTAAAGATGGTATCAGCGGTTTTAAAAATCTCGGGGCGTACAACTATTTTATTCGCGGAATGAAGGCCCCACGTCAGATTTATTATGATGTATTGATGGAGAGCGATAAGGAAATGCTCATCACTGATGACCCCATTCGTTACCGTGATGTTCACTGGCGTCTGGTCTGGGAAGATACGCGCTACTGTGACGGTATTACCCCGGATGAGTCAGAGTATTTTCTGGATGATGCTCCGGGTAAACGTATTACCTGCCGGAGTGGTGAACAGTGCCCGTATTCCGGACAGTGGGCCACGCTTAGCGGAGGTCATCAACAGTTTATTGATGTTCAGGCAGGAGTGATTATGCCAGAGGCCACGAAATATCAGCATGATATGTATGTACCCGAAATACGCATCCCGGCGGAGTGGAGTCTTATTGACAAGGATGATGGTGGCAGTGTATTTGCTGTGACCCCAGATGAGGAGAGTTGATCATACTGCGCGATTCACCTTCATATTGTCCTCAGTATCCCGTTCGGGGCCACGGCGCTGAATCAGGGCCACATTGTCAACAGGGAGAACGGGGGGCGCGGTACCCTCCAGGTCAGCAATTAAAAGTCTGGGAAGGGCGTGCAGGTACGCAAATTAATCAAAATGCACCAGAGTTTTCACTGGAAGGTGGAGCGGTGCAGATAGTGCTTGATCCGTCACAACTAAAAAAAGAGTACACCGGGCCACGGCAGAAAACAGGCTGGGGATATGGTGATACCACTAATGACCCTGTTTATCCGTATCTGGGGTTGCCGAAACTGGAAAATACCCATAACTGGTACGAACCAAAGGATAAAAAATAATGGCTGTATTACATCCTCAGGAGTGCTACCTGCTGGAGAAGTTTATTTCTCCTGAACATTATGCCGCAACGCGCGATGCGATTATTGCCTATATTGACGCTCATGAAGCCGCATTTTCCCGTTATCTGAGAGAAATGCCGCTAAACAGCCATAAACTGCCTTTGTGGCAACAGGCTGATATGGTGTGGGGAAATCGCGTGATGGAAAATATTCGATCCGCCAGAGAGCGGTATACAGAAGCATTTATTTTGCGTACCCATAATGATATCAGAGCATTTAACATAGGTCATACTATGAGTGATATTCGCAAAGGCATTACCGAATGCTGGGACGGTTGGATGACGGAAGAAGAGATAGCAAAAATATTTGATATTGAAAGTCGTGCCACAGAATTAGATAAGCGGCTATCTGTGACAATTAGAGGGTCCTGGAGTGAAGGAGACTTAACTTATGATGGTGAGGGGGTCTATACCTTTGATGATATTCCAAACTCGATTCCACGATATGAGCTTGATCAGGCAGTTCGAATCGAATTAGGTGAGATTCCAACTCAAACTGGTATTTATCTGCCTGATATAGATTTCGCACCAGCAAGATTTATTCCTGCTGATTATGGGCAACCCGCATCAGCACGTCAGGGGTTAGAGAGAGGTAATTATGTCAGCAGAAGTGGAGAAAGTAGTATAGTTGGAAAAAGTCTCAATGGGCCAAAACAGGTTGGACACTGATCCGTCGTATCGAAGGTGAATATATCGATGTGCCGCCGGGTGGTTTTTTTCCAGAGGGGAAACCGGAGGAGCTTTATAACTGGCCGTTGCATGAGAAGAAAATCCTACAGGAAGAAAGGGAGCGTATTACCTGCTGGAGCGGCGTTTTTGCACCGTTCATTGGCCGCTGGGCAACCATTATTAACGGTGCAACGCAATATACTCACACTTGCGCCGGACAGGTGATGCCGGAATTTGAAGATAAGCATGGTCAGAAACATCCGGCCCGTTGGTCGCTGCTGGAAAGGGATGATGGTGGTAGCGTGTTTGCTGTGACGCCTGATGAGGGGAATTGATCATACTGCGTAATTCGCCCTCATTAGATGAACTGCGCAGCAAGGTGAAGGAGAGAACGATAATTAACGCCGCCCGTGTGGAGCGCCAGACAACGACAGGAGGTGAACAATGATGAGTATCGAAAAAACAAAATATCCGATGGGCGATGAGCAGGTGCGTCGCAGGCTGTTCTGGCTGTTACAACGGCTGAGCAGCTATACCCTGTGGCAGCGCAAACGGGATGCCTGGGCATGCTTTACTCAGCAATATGAACATGCGCTGAAAACCTGGCCGGAAGAGATAACGAAGGGATTTCATCCGAAAAGTATTATCAGGGCATATGAAGCGTTGCGTCTCTATGATGAAGGGTTGCCGGAGCTGGCGGCGGGCAACCGCCAGGTATGGCAACGTCAGTCAGGAGTCTTTCATCAGCTTTTTCGGCCGGTAAGTTTAATTGAGAGGTACTTTTATTGGCCTTGTCATGACGAGCGTGGCGGGCAACGGGAACCTTATCCCCCTGAAATAGAAAAAATTAATAAGTGGCGGGTCATGGCAGAATTCCGGGGTGATAATCTGTTGTATCCGCCACATAATAATGTCTGTAATTTTTTTGATGCGGCGACTTTGTTGAAACCCAGTAATTATATTTATAATTTAACCCAGTTGGCCTATCCGGTATTTCCTAAAAATCTTCCCCCCGTCCCTGAACGCAGAGACATTATTATAAAAACCGACGATCCGGTACCTTGTGATGGTATCTGGGAGCCGGTAAATATTTTGTACAACCATAAGTTTCTGGTGATTAAAGACGGTATCAGCGGCTTTAAAAATCTCGGGGCGTACAACTATTTTATTCGCGGAATGAAGGCCCCACGTCAGATTTATTATGATGTATTGATGGAGAGCGATAAGGAAATGCTCATCACTGATGACCCCATTCGTTACCGTGATGTTCACTGGCGTCTGGTCTGGGAAGATACGCGCTACTGTGACGGTATTATCCCGGATGAGTCAGAGTATTTTCTGGATGATGCTCCGGGTAAGCGTATTACCTGCCGGAGTGGTGAACAGTGCCCGCATTCCGGACAGTGGGCCACGCTTAGCGGAGGGCACCAGCAGTTTATTGATGTTCAGGCAGGAGTGATTATGCCAGAGGCCACGAAATATCAGCATGATATGTATATACGTGAAATACGCATCCCGGCGGAGTGGAGTCTTATTGACAGGGATGATGGTGGCAGCGTGTTTGCTGTGACGCCTGATGAGGGGAATTGATCATACTGCGTAATTCGCCCTCATTAGATGAACTGCGCAGCAAGGTGAAGGAGAGAACGATAATTAACGCCGCCCGTGTGGAGCGCCAGACAACGACAGGAGGTGAACAATGATGAGTATCGAAAAAACAAAATATCCGATGAGCGATGAGCAGGTGCGTCGCAGGCTGTTCTGGCTGTTACAGCGGCTGAGCAGCTACACCCTGTGGCAGCGTAAACGGGATGCCTGGGCATGCTTTACTGAAAAATATGAACATGCGCTGAAAACCTGGCCGGAAGAGATAACGAAGGGATTTCATCCGAAAAGTATTATCAGGGTATATGAAGCGTTGCGTCTCTATGATGAAGGGTTGCCGGAACTAGCGGCGGGCAACCGGCAGGTATGGCAACGTCAGTCAGGAGCCTTTCATCAGCTTTTTCGGCCCGTGAGTTTAATCAGAACTTATTTTTATTATCCCTGCCATAATGAACGTGGTGGTCAGGAAGAACCTTATCCTCCGGAAATAGAAAAAATTAATAAGTGGCGCATTGCCGCAGAGTTTTGGGGCGATAATTTAATTTATCCGCCGCATGATAATGTCTGTAATTTCTTTGATGCAGAATATTTGCTTGATCCTAAAAATTATAACTATAATTTGACTCAGCTTGCATACCCTGTTTTCCCCGGAAATCTTCCCCCCGTCCCTGAACGCAGAGACATTATTATAAAAACTGACGATCCGGTACCCTGTGATGGTATCTGGGAGCCGGTAAATATTTTGTACAACCATAAGTTTCTGGTGATTAAAGACGGTATCAGCGGGTTTAAAAATCTCGGGGCGTACAACTATTTTATTCGCGGAATGAAGGCCCCACGTCAGATTTATTATGATGTATTGATGGAGAGCGATAAGGAAATGCTCATCACTGATGACCCCATTCGTTACCGTGATGTTCACTGGCGTCTGGTCTGGGAAGATACGCGCTACTGTGACGGTATTATCCCGGATGAGTCAGAGTATTTTCTGGATGATGCTCCGGGTAAGCGTATTACCTGCCGGAGTGGTGAACAGTGCCCGCATTCCGGACAATGGGCCACGCTTAGCGGAGGGCACCAGCAGTTTGCTTATGTTCGTGAGGGAGACAATATGCCAGAAGCGAGGGTTTATACAATCGGCAGTCTCAGTCCGGAGAGATTTACACCCGCAAACTGGAGTCTGCTGGATCGCGACGACGACGGCAGCGTGTTTGTAAGCGCTACAGGTGAGAGGCCCTGACTATGCCGATAAATAGCCCTTCTTTATACGAGATGCTTTACGGTAATTTTGCCGGTGATCTCGACCTTCAGCATATCAGTGAAGAAAATCAGGTCATCCTGTCGGTGCTGGATAATATGCAACGGATCCTTAATAGCCGCGCCGGCACTCTGGCACATTTGCCGGACTATGGTCTGCCGGATATGACCACCATTCTGCAGGGGCTCCCTGGTACTGCACATAAGCTGATGTCGACGCTGTCTGCCGTTCTGCTGAAGTATGAGCCGCGCCTGAAGTCTATTGACGTGCTACTGCTTGATCAGGAAATTCCTGGTGAGTTGCGCTATGCCATTGATGCAGAACTTAGCGGTGTTGGTCTGGTGCGCTATGGCACTGAGTTTATGCCCGAAGGGCGGGTGTTACTCCGACATCTTAAGCAGCATCAGTATCTCGATACAGCAACCCGTCTGTAAAGCAGGTAACATCATGTCAGTAAAATCACAGTTTCTCGAAAGATTGCAGAACAGGCAGCCTGCTCCGGCTTCATCGGTCAGTAAGAGTCAGGCCGATATCACAGAGTTTCGCCTGCGAATGACGCAACTTCAGGAGCAGATGGACACGTGGCTGGTGGGCACCGGGCTGAATGTGGAGACGTTCAGTACATCCGTTACGGACCTGCTGGTTGAGGGGCGAGTATTTGATATTGCCGCCCTCGTTTTGCATATCGACGACCGGTCTGTAAAATTTGTGCCAGCATTCCTGTATGGTCAGGGTGTGACCGGGTGTGTGGAGACGGCCTGCCATAATGGCGGAGTCGTGACGCCTCTGGGGCGGTTATTTATGCGGTCAGGAACGGTGAACAACTGGGCCTTTTCTCCATCAGGTGCTTTATCCTCTCCCGGGCAGAGTTTTGATGAGAGCACGTTTTTTAGTTTGATATTGACGCTCCTTCCATAGCGGAACCGGAATAAGTAATATTTTTTCCCTGTTAGTTATTGCATATTTACCTGGCGAAATAGTTAATTGCTGCCTGGGCACAGAGGTACAAAATAAATCACGGATGTAGAAATGAGGAAATTAATCTCCCTTCTGGTATCAGAAGTTATTTTTACGACACAATCTGATGTCGCTCGTGGAATAAATCTCACCATGCCAGAAATAAAGCCTCCCGGGCTCTGCAACGTATTGTGGATTCAGCGTATAAATTGAAAGTTAAAACTCTGCTTTCCGGCCTTATCAATAAGGCTGAGTGTCACTACGGGCAGCTTGAATATATTACTGACCTGGTAGCGCTACGGTATTTGCAGCGTCTCGAATATACAGAAAGCGAAGCCGCATAAACGATAACCCTTAATAACTTCTTGTACGTCAAATGGACAACCGGTCATGAATGACATTACCTCACGTAAAATTAAAACCGGTGGCGACCCGCGCACGCTACCGGATTATGCCGCCCTGCGCGATGAACTGAGCAAGCTGGCACACCCGGCACGCCCGGATGTGAACTGGCAATATGTGGAAAAACGCTGCCTCTCGCTGTTTGAACAAAACGGTGTGGAGCTGCAGACCGCCGCCTGGTATGCACTTGCCCGTACGCAACTGGCCAGCCTGTACGGCCTTAATGAAGGTCTGGAGATTCTGGAGGCACTGATAAGCCATCAGTGGGGCGTGCTCTGGCCACAGCCTGTTCATGCCCGGATGGAGATTCTCAGCAGTCTGAGCCAGCGCCTGCAGCAACTGATGCGTATGCTGCCACTGCATTATGGCGATCTCGGCCAGCTGTACCGGGCAGAGCAACGGCTTACTCGTCTGGGGGAGGTATTACAGCGTCTGGAGCTCAAACACCTCAGCCAGCTCGATACCCTGCGAACCCTGATACATAACAGTGCTGTGCGGCTGGAGAACAGCGATGCGGCAACCAGCACCGGGCCTGATATTCAGCCAGGTATTGTGTTGCCAGCGAGCGTCATGCACAGCGTGGCGGGGCCTGCCAGGGCACCAGCGGAAGAGAAACGCGCGCCGGAGAGCACCGTAAAGTGGGTGTTTGTTGCACCGCCGGAACGGCAGCCGGACGTGGAGGTGCAGGCGGCCCCCCCCGCGCCATTAAGCAAGCCGGTAAATAAAGGGAAACCGTTCGCCGCCGGAATGGTTACCATGCTGGTGATAAGCACCATTGCCGTATGGGGCTGGCACTATCTCCGCCAGCCTGATCCACTACAGGTTCAGCTTGCCGCATCACTGGCGCCGTTACCCGCACCACTCACGCCAGCACAACTGGGGGCACTGCGCCAGCACTCCCTGTTACCACAAACGGTTATCTCACAAACCGGGCAGCAGCTTGCCTGGCTGGATAAATTGCCCCCTGACTGGCGTCTTGCCCGGAGCCAACAGCTAGTGGATCAGGCGCAGATCCTGTGGCCGGAGCAGGCAAAACCCCTGATACAGAAGTGGCAACAACAGCTTAATGCCGCCACATTACCACCCGAATATCTGAATGGCTGGCATCAGGGGATGACGACGCTGCAACAACTGAGTGACAAGCTGAACAGGCTGGATGTGCAGAAGGGGAAATACATAACGGTCAGTGAGCTTAAGTCATCCGTATTCAGCATGATGACCGCTTTCGGGCAGAGTATTCCGCTTGAAGAGCAGCTTCGGCAAATGAACCAGTTACCGATCGATTCCCCTCAGCGTCAGCGGCTCAGCAGGGATATTGAACAACACCTCCGGTCACAGATTTATACGCTGGGGCAGATGAAAAAGAGTACGCAGGGGGAAGGGCAGTAAAAACAACTGGGGGATACTCCACGGTGAATGGCTGGTGTTGGGGCTGTGTTTTTTTGAACCACTAACCGGATACCAGGCCGCCCTGGCCAGTACAGCATTGCCAGGGCGGTGTGTACACTAACTGGATAAGAACTTTTCGTAATAAAGCCGGGTGGCGGGCAGGCTGGCCTGGCTCAGCCAGTGGCTGATACTGTCGACCATCCCTGGCGGGCCACACACGTAGAGATCAACCCCGTTTTGCCAGGTTTCTGACGGGCTGAGATGATCTGTAATGTAGCCCGTTTTTCCCCCCCAGCCCGGCCCCGGGTTGCTGAGCACAATATCAAAACTGAATGCACTCATACTGGACTGGTAACCAATCAGCCTTTCCAGTTCGCAGATATCCTCCGCCGTGCGCACGCCATAGTAGAGG
This Shimwellia blattae DSM 4481 = NBRC 105725 DNA region includes the following protein-coding sequences:
- a CDS encoding VasL domain-containing protein, yielding MNDITSRKIKTGGDPRTLPDYAALRDELSKLAHPARPDVNWQYVEKRCLSLFEQNGVELQTAAWYALARTQLASLYGLNEGLEILEALISHQWGVLWPQPVHARMEILSSLSQRLQQLMRMLPLHYGDLGQLYRAEQRLTRLGEVLQRLELKHLSQLDTLRTLIHNSAVRLENSDAATSTGPDIQPGIVLPASVMHSVAGPARAPAEEKRAPESTVKWVFVAPPERQPDVEVQAAPPAPLSKPVNKGKPFAAGMVTMLVISTIAVWGWHYLRQPDPLQVQLAASLAPLPAPLTPAQLGALRQHSLLPQTVISQTGQQLAWLDKLPPDWRLARSQQLVDQAQILWPEQAKPLIQKWQQQLNAATLPPEYLNGWHQGMTTLQQLSDKLNRLDVQKGKYITVSELKSSVFSMMTAFGQSIPLEEQLRQMNQLPIDSPQRQRLSRDIEQHLRSQIYTLGQMKKSTQGEGQ